One genomic region from Halobacteriovorax sp. HLS encodes:
- a CDS encoding twitch domain-containing radical SAM protein has translation MKSHDNKSICIQPWISLALLPSGHFTHCCIAYKDRTRSNNGGLAHIESDTVFEAWESNFLRTIRERMTNGEYLEGCESCYVQEKAGKDSYRILNNREWKKRLGEESYKKIYSKVDNLEIQYIDLRLGNQCNLKCRMCNPHNSSLISKEWNAIDKTQDAELYNSILKKSNIDNDVNGDWDTNSFFWCDIEKIIPNLKKAYLTGGEPTIINSNYIFMSTCVRLGYAKDIDLVFNLNLNTLPKKFLDLISEFRSVNAIMSIDGYGEVNDYIRSGSRWKNVQRNIHKLASKKSRDLFISVSPVVQVYNLLSLHKLMYYLLILQLRYRKYFFVDLIYCLEPVFLDVKILPPKMKKKALVKLYPLYFAFLFIYQLSGKRFHLFTGVKGLVNYLKSNMNYSSDEKIEDFLAYTKILDKNRGQSFEKSLPSTYGYLRSYEK, from the coding sequence GTGAAATCACATGACAATAAATCTATCTGTATTCAACCTTGGATATCCTTAGCGCTACTTCCAAGCGGACATTTCACTCATTGTTGTATTGCTTATAAAGACAGAACTAGATCCAATAATGGAGGATTAGCTCATATTGAGAGTGATACGGTTTTTGAAGCATGGGAAAGTAACTTTCTTCGGACTATCAGAGAGAGAATGACTAATGGAGAATATCTTGAAGGCTGTGAAAGTTGCTATGTTCAAGAGAAAGCCGGAAAAGACAGCTATCGAATTTTAAATAATCGTGAATGGAAAAAGAGATTAGGAGAAGAGTCTTATAAAAAAATCTATTCTAAGGTTGATAATCTCGAAATTCAGTATATTGATCTACGTTTAGGCAATCAATGTAATTTGAAATGTAGAATGTGTAATCCTCACAATTCAAGTTTAATTAGTAAAGAGTGGAATGCGATTGATAAGACTCAAGATGCTGAACTCTATAATTCAATTCTTAAAAAATCTAATATTGACAATGATGTGAATGGAGACTGGGATACGAATAGTTTTTTTTGGTGTGATATAGAAAAGATCATTCCAAATCTAAAGAAGGCTTACCTTACAGGTGGAGAGCCGACTATAATTAACTCTAACTATATATTCATGTCTACTTGTGTACGTCTAGGTTATGCAAAGGATATCGACTTAGTTTTTAATCTAAACTTAAATACACTTCCTAAGAAGTTCTTAGACTTGATTTCGGAGTTTCGCTCTGTCAATGCCATTATGAGTATCGATGGCTATGGTGAAGTTAATGACTATATTAGGTCAGGCAGTAGGTGGAAGAATGTTCAGAGAAATATTCATAAGCTTGCCAGTAAAAAGTCTAGAGATCTCTTTATTAGCGTTAGTCCTGTTGTTCAGGTTTATAACTTATTATCACTACATAAACTAATGTATTACCTTTTAATATTACAACTTCGATATCGTAAGTATTTCTTTGTTGATTTGATATATTGCTTAGAGCCTGTTTTTTTAGATGTTAAAATTCTTCCTCCAAAGATGAAGAAAAAGGCATTGGTCAAACTCTACCCTTTATATTTTGCTTTTTTATTCATTTATCAGTTATCTGGAAAAAGATTTCATTTGTTTACAGGTGTTAAAGGTCTAGTTAATTATTTAAAAAGTAATATGAACTACTCTAGCGATGAGAAAATAGAGGACTTCCTAGCATATACTAAGATTTTAGATAAGAATAGAGGACAGTCTTTTGAGAAATCTCTTCCAAGTACTTATGGGTATCTGAGGTCATATGAAAAATAA
- a CDS encoding twitch domain-containing radical SAM protein translates to MKNNSSVCALPFSHVAVRTNGNFSLCCMAYNDSKMSYKNSSITEFWNSIYLRKVRILMRLGIKLSDCKVCYKEEKLGIKSHRLVENESWCKDNSKNDIQEIFKVSSLTGRVSKQAQSFDIRLGNNCNLECIMCQPQESSKWIDRGKKLIKHLNKGSLLYHQWNDRVKIDMNDYSWVTQENIWSEFMSLIPYIKTMVIGGGEPLLVKEHLDFIKKISSEQDVSHLIIRYHTNATLYLDDMIPSWNKFKKVEFFLSVDGKDRYARYIRYPSNWSVIEENLKRYDNLPENYEVRILYTVNNINVSHFSDFVEWLISMNFKKREKFTRLDEFLIIGFVHWPKYLSIVNLSLEKKEKAKEVIQVLIDKYDDLGVTNYKQIIDTLSNPLNEGELKNFDRFTDSLDKIRDIKKEELV, encoded by the coding sequence ATGAAAAATAATTCTTCCGTATGCGCCTTACCTTTCAGTCATGTGGCAGTTAGAACAAATGGTAATTTTTCTCTATGCTGTATGGCATATAATGACTCTAAAATGTCTTATAAAAATTCAAGCATAACTGAGTTTTGGAACTCTATATATTTAAGAAAAGTTAGAATCTTGATGAGGTTAGGTATTAAGCTTTCTGATTGTAAGGTCTGTTACAAAGAAGAGAAGCTTGGAATTAAAAGTCATAGACTTGTAGAAAATGAAAGTTGGTGCAAAGACAATAGTAAAAATGACATTCAAGAGATATTCAAAGTTTCGAGTTTGACAGGTAGAGTTTCTAAGCAGGCCCAGTCATTTGATATAAGACTCGGAAATAACTGTAATCTTGAATGTATAATGTGTCAGCCACAAGAAAGTAGTAAGTGGATTGATAGAGGAAAGAAGTTAATAAAGCACTTGAATAAAGGATCACTACTTTATCATCAGTGGAATGATAGAGTTAAAATAGATATGAATGACTATTCGTGGGTAACTCAGGAAAATATTTGGTCAGAATTCATGTCTTTAATTCCATATATTAAGACGATGGTAATTGGTGGTGGAGAGCCACTTCTAGTGAAGGAACATTTAGATTTTATAAAAAAGATTTCTTCAGAACAGGATGTGTCTCATCTAATAATTAGATACCACACTAACGCTACTCTTTACTTAGATGATATGATTCCTTCATGGAATAAATTTAAAAAAGTTGAATTCTTTTTGAGTGTTGATGGTAAAGATAGATATGCTCGATATATACGCTATCCAAGTAATTGGTCCGTGATAGAGGAGAATTTGAAAAGATATGACAATTTACCAGAGAACTACGAAGTTCGTATTCTATATACTGTAAATAATATTAACGTTTCTCACTTTAGTGACTTTGTTGAATGGCTAATCTCAATGAACTTCAAGAAAAGAGAGAAGTTTACTCGTCTAGATGAGTTCTTGATTATTGGTTTTGTTCATTGGCCAAAATATCTTAGTATTGTAAATCTAAGTCTTGAGAAAAAAGAAAAGGCAAAAGAAGTTATCCAAGTACTTATAGATAAGTATGATGATCTCGGGGTTACAAATTATAAACAAATTATAGACACTCTAAGTAACCCTTTGAATGAAGGTGAATTGAAGAACTTCGATAGGTTTACTGATTCTCTAGACAAAATTAGAGATATTAAGAAAGAGGAGCTTGTATGA
- a CDS encoding glycosyltransferase family 2 protein produces MKVSVVIPCYNCEKTISKTLNSIISNKRVGFEIEIIAVDNNSTDKTKEIITTFTDVKYLLETKQGRSFARNTGWKFSQGEYIAFVDSDVVIENNWLFNLYSELNFKNIGGGQGQIRPASDGDTLLDTYRSQSTEYSTGGSFILLDILCYETPMINSAACMYSRVALESVDGFDTNLVRHEDIDLSRRVFLNGFDLVSTPNAIAHVYFHGEGFIDYLIRDFWHGYYKNDYLRKWSRPAMTKKKKKEKKLAKKNENKNYSKQLITRELYIEEVRESSINYLQGLMMLLSKFSKIFKTFEVYNLINLMCELSRCLGVFVGQFKENKIAKYKFQYNTRKDGALSEYARIIYFNEQLALFDFKSLTYKILKGASYYFIRNTVNGDKKYCLETSIKNDLIDQGVLSEY; encoded by the coding sequence ATGAAAGTCTCAGTAGTGATTCCTTGCTATAATTGTGAAAAAACGATTTCTAAAACCTTGAATTCGATAATTTCTAACAAGAGAGTTGGTTTTGAAATTGAGATTATTGCTGTTGATAATAATTCAACTGATAAGACTAAAGAAATAATTACAACTTTTACAGATGTTAAATATTTACTTGAGACTAAGCAAGGTCGCTCTTTTGCTCGTAATACTGGTTGGAAGTTTTCACAGGGCGAATATATTGCCTTTGTCGATTCAGATGTTGTCATAGAAAATAACTGGCTATTCAATCTTTATTCTGAGTTGAATTTTAAAAATATTGGTGGTGGTCAGGGGCAAATTCGACCGGCTTCTGATGGAGATACTTTGTTAGACACTTATAGGTCTCAGTCTACTGAGTATTCTACAGGCGGTAGTTTTATTCTACTGGATATTCTTTGTTATGAAACACCTATGATAAATTCTGCTGCTTGTATGTATTCTAGAGTCGCTCTAGAAAGCGTAGATGGATTTGATACAAATCTAGTACGACATGAAGATATAGACTTGTCTAGAAGAGTTTTTTTGAATGGCTTTGATTTGGTATCAACACCAAATGCTATTGCTCATGTTTACTTTCATGGTGAAGGTTTTATAGATTACTTAATAAGAGACTTTTGGCACGGCTATTATAAGAATGATTATCTTAGAAAATGGTCCCGTCCTGCAATGACTAAAAAGAAGAAAAAAGAAAAGAAATTAGCTAAAAAGAATGAAAATAAAAATTATTCTAAACAATTAATAACAAGAGAATTATACATTGAAGAGGTTAGGGAGAGTTCTATTAATTATCTTCAAGGTTTAATGATGCTTCTCTCTAAGTTTTCCAAAATCTTTAAGACATTCGAAGTATATAACTTAATTAATTTAATGTGTGAACTTTCAAGATGTTTAGGTGTTTTTGTTGGTCAGTTTAAAGAGAACAAAATTGCCAAGTATAAGTTTCAATATAATACACGAAAGGATGGTGCTTTAAGCGAATATGCTAGAATAATATACTTTAATGAGCAATTGGCATTATTTGATTTTAAAAGCTTAACCTATAAAATATTAAAAGGTGCAAGCTATTACTTTATTAGAAATACGGTTAACGGGGATAAGAAGTACTGTTTAGAAACAAGTATTAAGAATGACTTAATTGATCAAGGCGTTTTGTCTGAATACTAG
- a CDS encoding ABC transporter ATP-binding protein — translation MLEAFCEIFSLIFLLESVNSLSKSSQISIILFLIFSLICILFRYLYVNNILLINKIIVRDFLNFSFSQLGRVYDSEFLSKKKDRLFHTISSQSFNFFKGIEGVINTCSDIVLIAGYFLLATYFNVSLYSIFFVLVVCSSTILLYAKYSHKEIVTYDKVVDFLSTYIKSHISFQYFSLSSIVEKKLKVENNRFFDHLIHKEMLKNRFISIQDFFVIIIVFIFLLKEAGNRAEVETLVLIGLLLKIIPRLLNLFESISSFREGINSFESTKLLFSQAMIGKDNRTNNVRDMEMSSLRVKDLYFSYDGNEVISNLSFSIDRGDKIAIIGKSGTGKSTLLRILSKNIALHSKVEINGTVIDDPQFFRKNISYLTEECSIFEGLLSENITGKSSLTLEEESRMKEILLLCDFMDDVQKMDYEIYAFINKDGENLSLGQKQKLMLARALYNLPRLLILDEATSNIDLVSEKKIFDQIKETYPDLSIIIVTHRLFSLKWVDNIFKLESGVLVEDNELLEKIKSSNDLF, via the coding sequence ATGCTTGAAGCATTTTGCGAAATTTTTTCTCTTATATTTCTTCTTGAGAGTGTTAATAGTCTTTCAAAATCCTCTCAGATTTCGATCATATTATTTCTTATCTTCTCTTTGATCTGTATTCTATTTAGATATCTATATGTAAATAATATCTTACTAATTAACAAAATTATTGTTAGAGATTTTCTCAATTTTAGTTTTTCTCAGTTAGGCAGAGTATACGATTCAGAGTTTCTTAGTAAGAAGAAAGATAGATTGTTTCATACAATCAGTAGTCAAAGTTTTAACTTTTTCAAGGGGATTGAAGGAGTTATCAATACTTGCTCAGATATTGTTTTAATTGCAGGTTACTTCTTATTAGCTACATATTTTAATGTAAGCCTCTATAGTATCTTTTTTGTACTAGTTGTTTGCTCATCTACTATTCTTCTGTACGCGAAATATTCACATAAAGAAATTGTCACATACGATAAGGTAGTAGACTTTCTTTCAACATATATTAAAAGCCATATAAGCTTTCAGTACTTTTCATTGAGTTCTATTGTTGAAAAAAAGCTAAAAGTAGAAAATAACAGATTCTTTGATCACTTAATTCACAAGGAAATGCTTAAGAATCGCTTCATTTCTATTCAAGATTTTTTTGTAATCATTATTGTCTTTATATTTCTTCTAAAAGAGGCTGGTAATCGGGCAGAAGTTGAAACATTAGTTCTTATAGGATTACTTCTGAAAATTATTCCAAGATTACTCAATTTATTTGAAAGTATTTCTTCTTTTAGAGAAGGTATTAACTCATTCGAAAGTACTAAATTGCTATTTTCTCAGGCCATGATAGGTAAGGATAATAGGACAAATAATGTACGTGACATGGAGATGAGCTCATTGCGAGTTAAGGATTTATACTTTTCTTATGATGGGAATGAGGTTATTTCTAATTTATCTTTTTCAATAGATAGAGGTGATAAAATTGCAATCATTGGTAAGTCTGGAACTGGAAAGAGTACCCTCTTACGTATTCTTTCAAAGAATATTGCATTACATTCTAAAGTAGAAATCAATGGCACTGTAATAGATGACCCTCAATTTTTTAGGAAGAATATTTCATATCTTACTGAAGAATGTTCTATCTTTGAGGGGCTTTTAAGTGAAAATATCACAGGAAAGTCCTCTCTCACCTTAGAAGAAGAAAGTCGCATGAAAGAGATTCTTCTATTATGCGACTTTATGGATGATGTTCAAAAAATGGATTACGAGATTTATGCTTTCATTAATAAAGATGGAGAAAATTTATCGTTAGGACAAAAACAAAAGTTAATGCTTGCTAGGGCACTATATAATCTCCCTCGTCTTTTAATATTAGATGAAGCTACTTCTAATATTGACCTAGTTTCTGAAAAGAAAATATTTGATCAAATTAAAGAAACTTACCCTGATTTGAGTATAATTATAGTTACTCACCGTTTATTTTCTTTGAAATGGGTCGATAATATATTCAAATTAGAGTCAGGTGTTTTAGTAGAAGATAATGAGCTATTAGAAAAAATTAAATCTTCAAATGATCTCTTCTAG
- a CDS encoding glycosyltransferase produces MISIIIPCYDSFHLKKITRHFEDENEIEVIIVNDNPTRSISGINASNFRIINNQENYGPSKSRNIGLQSANGSIYIFLDSDVYLSLNQVQYIKEYFEKRNEISFLTSYLDQNIGENIYSHFKNIYICYQFSKHLGQVDFLYGSMTATNSKIYWPENKRIVEDNYFGLQLSRANIPIFLSPELQMKHLKEYTLKSIFLYDLKISFHMAELILLKTKEKIGDLNKVTHSNRAHLLALIFLLITISAWTISYKISLISFLCWLTSNISFFEFIKKNKKFSMLKYIPVMTITQLAQMFGAGLGLIYYSTYKKTSLEEII; encoded by the coding sequence ATGATTTCAATAATTATTCCCTGCTACGATTCCTTTCACTTAAAGAAAATAACTAGGCACTTCGAAGATGAAAATGAAATAGAAGTTATAATCGTTAATGACAACCCGACTCGTAGCATTTCAGGTATCAACGCATCAAATTTTCGAATTATTAATAATCAAGAAAACTATGGGCCATCAAAGTCTAGAAATATTGGCTTGCAATCCGCAAATGGAAGTATATATATATTTCTAGATAGTGACGTTTATCTGTCATTAAATCAAGTGCAATATATTAAAGAATATTTTGAAAAAAGAAATGAAATAAGCTTTCTTACATCTTATCTTGATCAGAACATTGGTGAAAATATATATTCTCACTTTAAAAATATATATATTTGTTACCAATTCTCAAAACATTTAGGGCAGGTCGATTTCTTATATGGTTCAATGACAGCAACCAATTCGAAGATATACTGGCCAGAAAACAAGAGGATTGTTGAAGATAATTATTTTGGACTTCAACTGAGCAGAGCAAATATACCAATATTTCTTTCTCCTGAGTTACAAATGAAGCACTTAAAAGAATATACTTTAAAAAGTATATTCCTCTATGACTTAAAAATATCATTTCATATGGCCGAGTTGATATTACTAAAAACAAAAGAGAAGATAGGTGATTTAAATAAAGTCACTCACTCAAATAGAGCACACCTCTTGGCATTAATATTTTTATTAATCACTATTTCAGCTTGGACTATCTCTTACAAGATATCTCTGATTTCTTTTCTTTGTTGGTTAACGTCAAACATTTCATTTTTTGAGTTTATAAAAAAGAACAAAAAATTTTCAATGTTAAAATATATCCCAGTAATGACAATAACTCAGTTGGCACAAATGTTTGGTGCAGGCTTAGGATTGATTTATTATAGTACCTACAAAAAGACTTCTCTAGAAGAGATCATTTGA
- a CDS encoding NAD(P)-binding protein — protein sequence MNNKTSKSILIIGAGPAGLTAGYFLAKTGHEVTILESNNQVGGLAKTVEKNGYKFDIGGHRFYTKYSEVNEFWSSLLSKNEFLSRKRKSRIFFNGTYFDYPIKIKECFLKFNIFTNIQILSSYLTHHLNPFYKVNNFEQWVSKKLGKKLFEFFFKSYTEKVWGIPCNQISADWAAQRIQGLSIPSIAWNAFTRSFNFNFSSPKTLISNFKYPKNGPGQMWMSCKNEIEKMGGKIKLNHFYESVERNEDKWSAKYQTNCETFINNYDEVISTIPVNKFIPSIKSSSYQSILNTSQHFKHRDFLTVSLMIKKCPSFDDNWIYIHEERVKVARVQFFHNWSEAMVPSKEKACIGLEYFCSKKEDFWNLSNEQLRDFAIKEAIELNFINSKDDVTDFEVIKAPNAYPIYHDNYKEDLKIIRNFLSEKCPGIHLIGRNGMHRYNNQDHSILSAIACSEQINNSPSARSPWELFDDETYIEKR from the coding sequence ATGAACAATAAAACATCCAAAAGTATATTAATTATTGGAGCAGGACCTGCCGGACTAACTGCTGGATACTTTCTTGCCAAAACTGGTCATGAAGTAACTATTTTAGAAAGTAATAATCAAGTCGGAGGATTAGCTAAAACAGTAGAAAAGAATGGCTATAAATTCGATATAGGTGGCCACCGTTTCTATACTAAGTATTCAGAAGTTAATGAATTCTGGAGTTCATTACTCAGTAAGAATGAGTTCTTAAGCAGAAAAAGAAAGTCTCGAATATTTTTTAATGGTACTTATTTTGATTATCCAATCAAAATTAAAGAGTGCTTTCTTAAGTTTAATATTTTTACAAATATTCAAATACTTTCAAGCTATCTAACCCACCATCTAAATCCATTTTACAAAGTAAATAATTTTGAACAATGGGTTAGTAAGAAATTAGGGAAGAAGTTATTTGAATTCTTTTTTAAAAGCTATACAGAAAAAGTATGGGGAATTCCTTGTAATCAAATATCTGCGGACTGGGCAGCGCAAAGAATTCAGGGTCTTTCAATACCTTCAATTGCATGGAATGCCTTTACGAGAAGTTTTAATTTTAACTTTAGCTCTCCTAAAACATTAATCTCTAATTTCAAATACCCAAAAAATGGTCCTGGTCAAATGTGGATGAGCTGTAAGAATGAAATTGAAAAAATGGGTGGAAAAATCAAGCTCAATCACTTCTATGAATCTGTAGAAAGAAATGAAGATAAATGGAGTGCAAAGTATCAAACGAATTGTGAGACTTTTATAAACAATTATGATGAAGTAATTTCTACAATACCAGTTAACAAATTTATCCCTTCAATAAAAAGCTCTAGTTATCAATCTATTTTAAATACATCACAACATTTCAAACATAGAGACTTTTTAACAGTTTCTTTAATGATAAAGAAATGCCCTAGTTTTGATGATAACTGGATTTATATACATGAAGAAAGAGTAAAAGTTGCAAGGGTTCAGTTCTTTCACAATTGGTCAGAAGCAATGGTACCAAGTAAAGAGAAGGCCTGTATTGGACTGGAATATTTTTGTTCAAAGAAAGAAGATTTTTGGAACCTCTCAAATGAACAGCTGAGAGATTTTGCCATAAAAGAAGCTATCGAACTTAATTTTATAAACTCAAAAGATGATGTGACTGACTTTGAAGTTATAAAGGCGCCAAATGCTTATCCTATTTACCATGATAACTATAAAGAAGATTTAAAAATCATTCGTAATTTTCTCTCAGAAAAATGTCCTGGTATTCACTTAATTGGTAGAAATGGAATGCACAGATACAACAATCAAGATCACTCCATTCTAAGTGCTATCGCTTGTAGTGAACAGATAAACAACTCTCCTTCAGCAAGAAGTCCATGGGAGTTATTTGATGACGAAACTTATATTGAGAAAAGATGA
- a CDS encoding heterodisulfide reductase-related iron-sulfur binding cluster translates to MDATLASREIMWNIPSNMKVAMYVLFFASIAYMIKGFHSKMMFVTAGEGIKGLKKLLPEKLNWGAFFKTALLTGKVPRSKDVKIFHGLIFWGFFILWIATDLVAIHYDTPFKIFQGPLYIVVSFAADIAGLMVLVGIALAFKRRYINKPAYLSSTKPKQELFMYAMLSALVILGYFIEGFRILGTGMPEGERTWAPIGWCLASLFQTFNLSDGTLAGIYKTLWFVHMANTMAFVASIGHSKFSHIFLLPFQALITPPRRGAVLNPMNFEDENAETFGLGKLSELTAKNRIDLLTCVECGRCTNVCPANNAGKSLDPKQIITKARDFAFDLQAKGESDGELWENPIYASNEIDACTTCGACMEECPANIEHVNIIMEAKRYKTLTLGDIPPAAADAANKIKINGNPWGITQEDRFKWAEGMDVPVIEAGKKVDYLYYVGCAGSYDANNQKVVQDTVKLLTKAGVSFAVMGKTEKCNGDPIRRFGDEYTFYEVAIENIANMNQYDFGKVVTHCPHCLHTIGKEYGKFEDGEFETVHHTELLAELIRSGKLVPERKSNEEVTFHDPCYLGRHHGEYNAPREILKASGVSIKEMEQNKEKAMCCGMGGGNMWYELPEGVHLAEKRLEHIGETKVEKLATACSYCMINFHSSKNEQTNTDGIEIEDVATVLAKTIL, encoded by the coding sequence ATGGATGCAACGTTAGCAAGCCGTGAGATTATGTGGAATATACCTTCCAACATGAAAGTGGCAATGTACGTATTATTTTTTGCGAGTATCGCTTACATGATTAAAGGGTTTCACTCTAAAATGATGTTCGTTACGGCAGGCGAAGGAATTAAAGGATTAAAGAAGCTTCTTCCTGAGAAACTAAACTGGGGAGCATTTTTCAAGACTGCTCTTTTAACTGGTAAGGTTCCTAGGTCTAAAGATGTTAAAATTTTTCACGGATTAATTTTTTGGGGATTCTTCATTCTATGGATTGCAACTGATCTTGTTGCAATTCACTACGATACACCATTTAAGATCTTTCAAGGTCCTCTTTATATAGTCGTATCATTTGCTGCTGATATTGCAGGACTTATGGTTCTAGTTGGTATCGCACTCGCTTTTAAAAGAAGATATATTAATAAACCAGCCTATCTTTCTTCTACTAAACCTAAGCAAGAACTCTTCATGTATGCGATGCTATCAGCACTAGTTATACTAGGATATTTCATTGAAGGCTTTAGAATTTTAGGAACAGGAATGCCAGAGGGTGAAAGAACTTGGGCCCCAATTGGTTGGTGTCTAGCGAGTCTATTTCAAACTTTCAACCTAAGTGATGGTACTTTGGCAGGAATTTATAAGACACTATGGTTTGTACATATGGCCAACACAATGGCATTTGTTGCAAGTATTGGGCATTCTAAATTTTCTCATATCTTTCTTTTACCATTCCAAGCGCTTATCACTCCTCCAAGAAGAGGTGCAGTTCTAAATCCAATGAACTTTGAAGATGAAAATGCTGAAACTTTTGGTCTTGGTAAATTATCAGAACTTACTGCTAAGAATAGAATTGATCTTCTAACTTGTGTTGAGTGTGGACGTTGTACAAACGTGTGTCCTGCTAATAATGCTGGAAAGAGTCTTGATCCTAAGCAGATTATTACAAAGGCGAGAGACTTTGCTTTTGATCTTCAAGCTAAGGGTGAAAGTGATGGAGAGCTATGGGAAAACCCTATCTATGCCTCTAACGAGATCGATGCTTGTACTACATGTGGTGCTTGTATGGAAGAATGTCCTGCCAATATTGAACATGTTAATATCATTATGGAGGCCAAGAGATATAAGACTTTAACTCTTGGAGATATACCTCCTGCTGCTGCAGACGCTGCAAATAAAATCAAAATTAACGGAAACCCTTGGGGAATCACTCAAGAAGATAGATTCAAGTGGGCCGAAGGAATGGATGTTCCTGTCATCGAAGCTGGTAAGAAAGTTGATTACCTCTACTATGTAGGCTGCGCTGGGTCATACGATGCCAATAACCAAAAAGTTGTTCAAGATACAGTTAAGCTCTTAACTAAAGCGGGAGTAAGCTTTGCTGTAATGGGGAAAACTGAGAAATGTAATGGTGACCCGATTAGAAGATTTGGAGATGAGTATACATTCTATGAAGTTGCTATCGAAAATATCGCGAATATGAATCAGTATGATTTTGGAAAAGTTGTTACTCACTGTCCTCACTGTCTACACACGATTGGTAAAGAGTATGGGAAGTTTGAAGATGGAGAATTTGAGACTGTTCACCATACTGAATTACTGGCGGAATTAATCAGAAGTGGTAAACTAGTACCTGAAAGAAAGTCGAATGAAGAAGTTACATTCCACGATCCATGCTACCTTGGTAGACATCACGGTGAATACAATGCTCCAAGAGAGATATTGAAGGCCTCAGGTGTTTCTATTAAAGAGATGGAACAAAATAAAGAAAAGGCCATGTGCTGCGGAATGGGTGGTGGAAATATGTGGTATGAGCTTCCAGAGGGAGTTCATCTTGCAGAGAAGAGACTCGAGCATATCGGTGAAACAAAAGTTGAAAAATTAGCAACAGCTTGTTCTTACTGTATGATAAACTTTCATTCTTCTAAAAATGAACAAACGAATACGGATGGAATTGAAATTGAAGACGTTGCCACTGTACTGGCCAAAACAATTCTTTAA
- a CDS encoding Hsp33 family molecular chaperone HslO gives MLEDSRLYSFMDRENNFTVHFLEGQKLIHDLAIIHNVKGQGFSYFRDTVLTAQNLVTLLKPGEGLGLFIDSEDPYFRLKIEMNHAGRMRTLILPETFNESPKEITGVCRLSKIFPNNSTPYTSVIDLNKSQFTQVVNSILKDSYQMKSEIHVSQDSDQSMMLVQLPPVKVDKEEIIEPMNIKEYWMKIQATVNELFSKSTTEQSIIQKSFEDLGLTFLGSKLIEFKCNCSRERMLASIGSLCQASSIEEVFEGDENIESKCDYCKTFYLITKDDVINYSLQ, from the coding sequence ATGTTAGAAGACAGTCGATTATATAGTTTTATGGATAGAGAAAATAACTTTACCGTTCACTTTCTGGAAGGGCAAAAGTTAATTCACGATCTTGCTATAATTCATAATGTAAAGGGTCAGGGTTTTTCATATTTTAGAGATACTGTGCTAACCGCTCAAAATCTAGTGACTCTTCTAAAGCCAGGTGAAGGTCTTGGGTTATTTATTGATTCTGAAGATCCTTACTTTAGATTGAAGATAGAGATGAACCACGCAGGAAGAATGAGAACTTTGATTCTTCCTGAAACATTCAATGAGTCTCCAAAAGAGATTACAGGCGTGTGTAGACTATCTAAAATCTTTCCAAATAATTCTACTCCATATACTTCTGTTATTGATTTGAATAAGAGTCAATTTACTCAAGTTGTTAACTCTATTTTGAAAGATTCCTATCAAATGAAATCTGAAATTCATGTTTCACAAGATAGTGATCAGAGCATGATGTTGGTACAGCTTCCTCCAGTAAAAGTTGATAAAGAGGAAATTATTGAACCGATGAATATTAAAGAGTACTGGATGAAAATTCAGGCCACTGTAAATGAGCTTTTTTCTAAATCAACAACTGAGCAATCTATTATTCAAAAATCCTTTGAGGATCTAGGTTTAACATTCTTAGGAAGTAAATTAATAGAGTTCAAATGTAATTGCTCAAGAGAGAGAATGCTCGCTTCTATAGGTTCACTATGTCAGGCTTCAAGTATTGAAGAAGTATTTGAAGGTGATGAGAATATCGAAAGCAAGTGTGACTACTGTAAGACTTTTTATCTTATCACTAAAGACGATGTTATAAACTATAGCTTACAGTAA